TGGTCGAAGTCGTTGCCTTAGGTGAACTTCTGATCGATTTGGTCAGCACAAAAAAAGATGTAGGGCTTTACGATGCGCCAGCCTTTGAACCGAAAGCGGGCGGCGCACCAGCCAATGTAGCAGTGGGCGTCCGGCGTTTGGGGCGAACTTCGGCATTTATTGGCAAAGTTGGCGGGGATGATTTTGGACGCGGACTGCGGCGAACCTTAGACGCGGAGCGGGTGGATACGCGAGGATTGATTGACGATCCAGAAGCGCTGACGACGCTCGCCCTTGTTTCCCACAATACAAAAGGCGATCCCGCCTTTGCCTTTTTTGAGGGAGCGCACCTCAACCTCACCCCCGCCGATTTGGATGCCGATTTGATCCGACGGGCGCACATCTTCCATTTTGGATCGGTCACGCTCACCCGCCCACCGGCAAGTACAGCAACGTTGGAGGCGCTCAAGATTGCTAAAAGTGCGCGAGTGATCACGTCCTTTGATATTAATTGGCGTCCAGCGGTGTGGCATGGCAAGGGCATTGAGGCTGCCGCAGCCCCCCTTCAAGAGGTCGATGTGATCAAAATGAATGAGGGCGAGTTAACCCTTGTCACAGGCATTGACGAACCGCGTGTCGCCTTACGGCGTCTCGATGTTCCCGCTCGTTTGGTGCTGATCACACTGGGAGAAAAGGGGTGTTTGTTTCGCTTGAAGGGGGAGGTGGGGATTGCCAATGCCCCCCAAGTGCGAGAGGTAATCGATGCCACCGGTGCGGGGGATGCCTTCACTGCGGCTATCCTCGCCGGGTTACCCTCTAATTTGGATGCGCTGAGCATGGACTCGCTGAAAGCATTAGCAACCCGCGCCTGCCGCGCCGGGGCATTGACCACCACCCGCCGAGGGGCAATTCCCGCCCTGCCTACCATTGCTGAGTTAGGCGAGTGAGGCTTAAGGGAAGGTCAACGGCAAGGAATTAAGGTGCTTTTGCCTTCAGAAAATCGCGCACATCGCGGATGAGGCGATCTGGCTCGTCCATCATCGGCATATGACCGGAGTTGTTGTACATGGCGATTTGGGCGGTGGGAACGCTTCCCTTCAGCGCCTTGCCCTGATTCGGATGGACGATGTAATCCCATTTTCCGTAAATGCCGAGGGTCGGTGTGTGAATCTTCGCCAATTCGGGGCGGAGATCTGTGCGGCGCAGGGTGCCGATGCTGGTGAAGAAGGAATGCATCGAGATTTCGTGATTCTCGCTTTTGACCATCCGGTAAAGCGCCCGCCCCTGACGGGTGGCAAGAAAACACGTTAAGAGGGTGAAGAAGTTGAGCATCGGTGGCAGTTTGAAGAGCAAGCCCGCGAGTTGGGGAACGCCAGAGAGTTTCAAGAGGAAATGGAGCGATGCCCCATGAATGGGCGAGCCAATGACCACCACCTTCACAATTTTTTCTGGGTAGCGAATCGCCGTACTAAGGGCAACGGTGCCACCCATTGAATGCCCCACCAGCGGCGCACGGACAATACCCAGATTGTCGATGAAGGAATTCACCATATCGACATAGTTATCGACGGTGTAGGTATGTCCTTTGGTTGGGTCGGATTCCCCGAATCCCCAGAAATCGAGTGCGTAGGTGCGGAATTCTTTCCCCAACGCCTCAATTGTTTGCCGCCAGACCGCCCATGATTCCATCCAGCCATGGAGCAAGATCACAGGACGCCCGCGCCCAAAGGCTTCGTAATGGATAATTCCCTGGTCGGTGACCATTGATGTCACGGGGGGGCTTCCTCGTCAGTGTTGGCTGCGCCAGCGTGTTTGGGTATGGTGGTCAGCCGAAGGCAGTAGACTCCGGCTGTGGCTTGCGTTGAACGGAGCGTTCAGCGTCTAGGTGTCCATCTCCTCAAGGATGGAGTAAAGCAGTTCTAGTAGCACCGTTTTTACCATATCCTTATCGCGTGCCACACAGGGGAGAAGTTTAACATTCTCCTCAATGCGGAGGGCAATACGGAGGTCATCAGCGGGCCACGCCTCATCAAGGTCTTGCTTATTTGCCGCCACCACATAGGGTGTTGGGGCATAGGCACGGAAGGTTTCCAGAATTGCCTTTGCCTCGCGGAAGGTTTCTGGTTTTGTGCTATCGACCATGACGACAAAGCCTAACATCCCCTCCGCTAAGATTTCCCACATGAAATCGAAGCGGCGCTGTCCGGGTGTACCAAAAAGATACAAAACGAGTTCATCGTCAATGGTGATCCGCCCGAAGTCCATCGCCACCGTTGTATCGGTTTTGACTAACGCCTCAGCCGTGCCGGGCGTCACTTCTTTCTCGGTAGAAACAACGTCAATCTCGCTGATTGAGCGGATAAACTCGGTCTTCCCCGAAGCATAGGGTCCGGTGATAACCATTTTCACGGTTTGCGTCGCCATAGTTCCTGCCCCGCTTTTCTCGTGTTTTGCCCAAAAACTAAAGGTTCTTGATCCGATCAATCAGCTTCGTGATCACCGGACGCTGTGGGGTATTTGCCACAGGCTTGGTCGGCTTCACCGTCGATTTTGGCGGTTCAGCAGGTTTCACCAATTCCACCAGCCCCGCGTTCAGCAGCCCATAGACAATTTGGCGAATTTGCATATCGGTCATGTTACAGGCTTTGGCAATCTGGCGAATCGAATTTTTGGGGTTGATGAACGAAACAACCCGCCATTCTTCTACGCCAAGCTGGATTTTCTTAAGTTTCTCGCCCGGCGCTTCGGGAAACCGCAAAGCAAAATCGAGGTTGGGAAGTTCCTTCGCCAACTGATCCAGTTCACGCATCCTGAGTGTGCCTTGAATGATCACGTTCTCCAAATCAATGGGAACGGTGATCCGTCCGGGCGGGGGCATTTCCCCTTCCTCAAAAATGAACGGCTCTTTCGTCCACGTCATGACATCATAGACAATATCCAGCGTATGCTGCTGAACGCTTTGCATAATGTCCACTTGGGAGACATAGTTGGCGTTGATCAAGAGCAGGGCAAGCGCTTTATCGGTGGCGTTTGCCGCACGTTCGCGGATCACGCGGTACTGCTGGTCATTTAATTTATTTGACTTGTGCAATACCGTAGCGAGGTGGCTATCCCGTTCGGTCATTTGGGCAAAAACTAATTTTCCCTCGCGGAAGGCAACACGGGATCGCTCTGCACCGGGAAGGACTTCCGGGCGTTTTGTCTCGCCATCGCCCATGATGATCTCTTTGCCCGTTGGAACACCAGCGAACAACTTCAGTGTGCCAGTTTTTTTGGCAAGGTTGATCAGGTGCAGCAATTGGGTAGTGTGAAGGTCTTGTAGTGTTCCCTTGAGTTGTCTGGGCATTGTGCCGTCCTTGCCTCTGCCGGGAAATTGTCCGTGTGCGCCGTGACTGTTGGCGATTATACATGCGCCCTCTACGCAAGTCAAACGAGGGGGCGCAAGCCGCGTAAGAGGTACAGGCTTACCCCACAAAGGTTGTGCTGAACAGCGCCAAAAGGATAATCACCCCGCCGGCGATGATCCGGTAGATACCAAACAGCCGAAAATCGCCGTTGGCAACATAGTGCAGCAGCCACCCCACCGCAGTGTAGGCAACGATGAAAGCAGCCACCGTCCCAACGAAAAAGAGCGGCAGATGCACCCCTACAATATATCCCTTGCGCAGCGCAGAGACTATTTCATAGACCGTTGCCACGCCAAGCGTTGGAAGGGCTAAATAGAATGAGAAAACCGTCGCCATACGACGATCTAACCCCGTCAGCAGCCCACCGACGATGGACGCCCCCGAACGGGAGACACCCGGAATGAGCGCCGCCATTTGCGCTATTCCAATGAGGAGGGCATGGCGAAAAGTGATCTTTTCGCGCAGAAAGACCGTCGGTGTCAGCGGCTTACGCTCCACCCACAACAGTACCGCCCCGCCCACCACAAGCGCGATTCCCACCACAAGGGGGGAAAACAGGACTTGCTTGATCCAATCTCGCAGTAGAAACCCAACGGCAGCAGCCGGCAGGAAGGCAATCAGAAGGTAGAGCCAAAAACGACGTGTTGGCTCGCTTTTGGGGAGTTGGCGCATTTGTTGCAGAAGATCAACACGGTAGAAAAGCAGCAAGGCGAGGATTGCCCCAAGCTGAATGAAAATACTGAAGGTATCGGCAAACGCCTTGCGATCCACCACACCGAACCCCTCCGAGGGGAAGTGCAGCACGGCACTGGCGACGATCAGGTGTCCGTTAGAGGAAACAGGCAAAAACTCTGTGATTCCTTCGACAATGCCGAGAATCAGCGCATAGAGGTAATCAATCATAATGTTCCTAGTTAGGGTTAGACTTTGAAAGGTTAGCCATTATCCCCCGCGAGGGGTAAAACCCCAACCCCTGTAGCGGGCGCAGACCATACGCCGGCGCCAACGCTCTATCGCCCGCCGCTAAAGCAGCGGGCTGAGATCATCCCCTGGCTAATCTTCGAGTGTGCTGATGTCCCCTTCGGGCAGTCCAAGCGCCCGCGAACGCAGAACACGCCGCATGATTTTGCCACTGCGCGTTTTGGGGAGCGCCTTTACAAATTCGATCTTGGCAGGGACGGCAATTGGACCGACTTCTTGCCGGACGTGATTTTTCAGATCTTCCTCAAGTTTTGAACTGCCCTCATAGCCATTGCGCAAAATGCAGAAGGCGTGAATGATGTTCCCTTTCAGTTCATCGGGCAAGCCAATGGCGGCGGACTCGGCAACGGCTGGATGGCTGACCAAGCCGCTCTCCACCTCGGCTGTGCCAAGCCGGTAGCCGCTCACTTTGATCACATCATCAATTCGCCCAATGATCCACAAATAGCCATCTTCATCGCGCCGTGCCGAATCGCCCGTCAGATACCAACCGGGGAACCGACTCCAATACTGCGTTTTGTAGCGCTCTGGATCGCCAAAAACCGTTCGCAACATACCGGGCCAGGGCTTCTTGACAACCAGCAAGCCATCCTCTCCCGTTGCGACAGAGTTTCCGTCCTCGTCAACAACATCTACCTCAACGCCTGGGAAGGGGCGCGTGGCACTGCCTGGTTTTAAGGGCGAGGTTGGGACAGGGGTGATCATGAATCCGCCCGTCTCGGTCTGCCACCATGTGTCCATAATTGGGCAGCGCTTCCCCCCGATCACCTCGTAGTACCACTTCCACGCTTCGGGGTTGATCGGCTCGCCAACGGACCCCAAAAGACGCAGCGAGGAAAGATCATGACGGTTGGGCCACGCTGACCCAAAGCGCATCAAGCCCCGAATGGCGGTGGGAGCGGCATACATCGCGGTGATCCCGTAATATTCAATGAGTTTCCACCAGCGGTTGGGATAGGGATGGGTGGGTGCACCCTCATACATAAAACTGGTTGCACCGAGGATACATGGCGCATAGACAATGTAACTATGCCCTGTGATCCAGCCCGGATCAGCAGCGCACCACCAACGGTCTTCGTCTTTTAGGTCAAAGACAAGGCGGAGCGTTGTACTGGTATAGACCTGATAGCCGCCGTGCGTATGAAGAATCCCCTTCGGTTTACCTGTCGTCCCCGATGTATAGAGGATGAACAGCGGGTCTTCCGCATCCATAATCTCGGTTTCGCATTTGGGGGAGGCGATGGGGAGGGTCATCAGGTCGTGCCACCAGAAATCCCGATCCGGCTCCATGTGAACATCATGCCCCGTCCGTTTATAGACGACAACATGTTCAACCACCGGACTGCGCCGGACGGCTTCATCGGCAATCTTCTTCAGTTCGACAATCTGCCCGCGCAACCATGCCCCATCTTGAGTGACTAAAACGCGGCTTTGGGCGTCCTCAATGCGCTCGGCTAAAGCCCGTTCGGAAAACCCGCCATAGACGACGCTATGAACAGCGCCGATCTTGGCACAGGCAAGCATAGCAATCATGAGTTCGGGAACGCGCCCCATATAAATCGTGACGCGATCCCCTTTTTTCACACCCATACTGCGGAGGATGCTCCCAAACCGGTTGACTTCTTGCCATAGACGGTAATAGCTGAACGTTCGCCGCTCGCCCGCTTCCCCTTCCCAAATAAGGGCAAGTTTGTTCCGCCGCCAGGTGTTCACATGCCTATCGAGGGCGTTCATAGCGATGTTTGTTTTGCCGCCGACAAACCATTTGTAAAAAGGCGGGTTGGAGTCGTCAAGGACTTTATCCCAACGTTTATACCAATCGAGTGACTCGGCTGCCTCTGCCCAAAACGCTAAGGGGTCACGCTCGGCACGCTCATAAAGGGCATCATAATCACTGATATATGCCTGCTTGCGCACAGCCTCGGAGGGGTAATACCACTCTTGTTGGGTGGCAGGTGCATTTGAATCCGTCACAGGAGGACTCCTTTTTTGAGACAAAAACTTTCTTAAATTCCCGAAAATCGCCATAATTTTAGGCGGGACTGAGAAGGAAGGCAACGGCAAACCTTCACCAACAAGTGACTTTGGCGAGATTGCCGAGGAAATCAAACAGTCATTCTATTTCATTCGCGGTCATTCTACATTTTCAGCGGGGGCAGGTGTGCGAATCAACTCTAGTGTTAGTTGGTGGTGGTGGTGGGTTGGCATGGGTCTTTTGGCGGTGACAGGGTGCAGTGCTGGAAATGGCAATTCGTCCACAATGCCTACCGCCACTTTGACCTTGTTTACCTTCAAGCACACTACGCCAACGCCGCGTCCCACGCTGTTTTTCCTCCGCACACCGACCCTGTATGCCACAAGTATGATGCCCTTGCCGCTCCTCACGCTTCATCAGCCAAGCTGCTATCACACGCCCATGGGCGGGATGTGGTGTTTAGGGCTTGTGCAAAACACCCTTCTTACACCGGTGGAAAGCATTACGCTGCGTGTCTATCTGCTCAATACAGAGGGCATTCCGCTTACCGATCAGACACTACAGATTGCCCACAGCCAGATTTCCCCCAAAGGGGCATCCCCTTATGGCATTCTGTTTGAATCTATCCCAACCGAAAGCCTCGGCGGTGTTGCCGTCCTAACGGGTGGGCGGGAGGTGGCTTGGCAAGTGAGTCCAACCCTCCGCGCCGATATTGTGAGCCGCGAACAACGCGAGACACTCCATCGTGTGCGTGGGCGGGTGACCAACGTTGGGCGGATAGATGCGCACTATGTAGAAGTGATTGTGACCCTCTTTGATGCCGATCGGCGCGTTACGGGCTATCGACAATGGCGACCTGCACCGGAAACCGTCTTGAGCATTGGGGCGACAGTTGACTTTGACCTAGAAGTCATCGCCTTGAGGACGGGAACGATGGAGATCACCGTCAGCGCAGAGGCGCGTCCTGGGTAGCTATTCTATAGGCAGCCACACAGCGCCCTATGTGACCTACCATTGACAACTTTTCTGCGCCGACTATAATACCAACTAAACACAAGCCGTGGTGGCGGAACTGGCAGACGCGCATGGTTGAGGGCCATGTCTTTAACGAGGTGGAGGTTCGAGTCCTCTCCACGGCACCAAAACGAACATCCTTTAGGGAAAACGAAAAAGAGCGCTTGGCGCTCTTTTTTCGTTGCGGTGATTGTGTTGGTAGCCCCTATTGCGGCGAGGTATCGGCGCGTTTCAGGTGTGCCAACATACTGGAAAGTTTTTTAGGTTGTGTGGGTGGCTCTGCCAACCCAAACGTCACCAAAAGTTCACTTTCTGTCGCTGCCACCGTCACTTTACGAATACGAGCCAAGGCATTAGCAAGGTCGTTCAATTCCACTGCAAGCACTGGACTGGAACTGACCACCCCAACCTGACCCACAAGGGGGTGTTGAAACAACCGGAAGAACAACATCTTCAGGTTTTGGTGGAGTGCCGTTGCAAAGGTCATATCAACAATCAGGGTCACAGGCGTTTTCTGCTGAAGCAGATGGGTCTGGACTGCCTGACCAACTTCAAGGGCGCTTACATGTCCATTGAGACGGACTGTGAGAACCCCTCCGATAAGAGTAACCTGCTGTGTCACGTCGTTTCTCCTTCATACCTGCACTTGATTGGAGATGACAACAAATAGTCACCAGCATGAGGCGTTGCGATCTGTGACACTACAGACAAGCATAGGTCATTTAGGCGTGGGGTGAAATAGTATCTTTGTCATGCCTCCTTCGTTTCTTCTCTTGCATTTCCTTTCTGAATTTTTAGCCCAACCCCAGACGGGCGCGGCGTTCTTCCAACTGCGCTTCTAGCGTGGCATCGGCAATCTCGTTTTCCACTTGGCTGGACAGGCGGCTGGTTGCCACCTCCAAACGAGAGTCAGCGAGATCGAGTTCTGTTTTCACTTTTTCCACAATCTGCGCGGCACGCCCATCGGAGATTTTCTCAATATCTTTGATTGAGCGGGCGGCAAGGTTCTTGCTCTTGACGAGTTGGAGAAGTGTCACGACCTGATCGCGCTGGCTTTTCAAGACATCGACCTTAGCGCCGAGGATTTGAACGACCTCGGTAAGCGTGTCGAAGGCGCGTTTTTGCCGTTCATACTGCTCTTTATAGGTATGAGCAATGTCCATCTGGTTGTTCATGCGCATCATAAGCGCCTTTGCCACACTCTCTTTGCTCGTTTTGAGTGCGGTGTCAATTTGGAGATCGAGTTTTGCCGCTTCGTCTGCTGCCTCATCGTATTTTCGCTGGAGGGTGCTGACCGTAGCCCGCAGATCGATGAGTGCCTCACGCACCATTGTCATGCTGCCTTCGGCTTGGCGAATGTACTCATCAAAGACGCCAATACTGTTCGCCTCTAATGCGCGATCCATGATACCATGAAGGGTAGCCGAGACGAGAATCCCTAGTTTTTGAAAAATAGACGCCATGTATGCGTGTTCCTTTGTGGGCGTTCGTGCCTTGCTGTCGATTGTAGCATGTCCCCTCTGCAACATACCCCCTTGAATTTCATGCTACACTCATGAGCGAGATCACGGCATTTTGAACGGGAAAAACCATGCAGATCACATTTTGGGGTGCGCGGGGGTCGATCCCTTCCCCACTGACAAACACAGACCTACGAGAAAAAATCCGCCAAGCCTTGTTTGGCGCTGTCGGGGTTGATCTGACCGATCATAAGGCGGTGGATCGTTACCTTGAACACCTCCCACAGCGCATTAGCAGCACAGCGGGGGGAAACACAACCTGTATGGAACTACGGGTGGGGGACAACCTTTTTATCCTTGATTGCGGATCGGGGATGCGCCCTTTGGGAAACCGTCTCATGCAGGGGGCATTTGGGAGAGGACAAGGTGAGGCGCATGTGTTTATCAGCCACACCCATTGGGATCATATGCAAGGCTTTCCTTTTTTCATCCCCGCCTATGTGCCGGGGAACAAGCTGCACTTTCACAGCCCTTTCCCCGATCTGAAAACCCGTTTTGCCGACCAGCAGAGGGAAATTTATTACCCCGTCTCTTTAGAATACATGCGCTCTAGCTTAACGTGGGACATTCTTGATCCCCATGAAACCTTCAAGGTGGCGGGGGTTGATGTGCGTATGATTTTGCTCTCGCACCCAGGCGGCGCATATGCCTATCGCTTTACCCACGAGGGGAAATCGATTGTCTATGCCACCGACGGCGAATACCATCGCATGGATACGGACAGCACGACACGCTATGTTGAATTTTTCAAGGACGCCGATCTGCTCATCTTTGATGCGCAGTACCGCTTTGAACAGGTCATTGAAGACCGCCGCGATTGGGGTCACAGCACACCGAAGATGGGCGCAGAATTGGCGTACCGTGCCGGTGTGAAACGTCTTGCCCTCACCCACCACGACCCTACCTCTACCGATGACATGCTTTGGGATGCGGTTGCCGAGGCGTATAGCTACCTTGCCTTCCGTAACAAGGGGCGGGCAACCCCCCAAGCAACGGAAGTGATTCTTGCCCAAGAGGGAACAACGGTAGAGGTGTGATGCTTGATCCCCTCCACATTCTCAGTCTGATCTTTCACCTTCTCGCCACCGTCATATGGGTTGGTGGGCTGCTCTTGATGACCATCCTGTTGCTCCCCGAAATTCAGGCGTTGATCGCGGCACGGAAGGATGACAACGAAACGTCAACACTGGTGCGCTTCTTGGATCGCTTCCGGCGGCGGTTCTACCCCCTTGCTAATCTCAGCTTGGGAGTCTTGATTGTCACTGGAATTTACCAGATGGAGCGCAGTCCATACTATGATGGCGTGTTGGGATTGAACAATGATTGGTCACGCGCTATATTCGTGAAACACCTTGCTGTGCTTGGCATGGTGGGCATTGGGGCAATTATGCAGTTCAGCCTCATCCCCGCCCTTGACCGCGCCGCCCTTCTGCGCCAGCGCGGAAAAGATGCTCCTGAGTTAGAACGGCTGCGGGTGCGCGAACGGCACCTAATCCAACTGAATACTGCCTTAGGTGTTTTTGTCCTGATTTGTACAGCGGCAGCATCGTCGCTGTGAACCCTCGATAAAGGATTACCAGACCTGTGTATGTTCCAAAGCGATTTATGCTCTCGCCAGGGATGGAGCGATTCATTATCCTCCTCGTCTTGCTGATCGCCGCGGCGCTGCGCATTCTCGACCTCACACGCCTTCCCAACGGCTACAACGATGAGGAAATTACCACCCTCTATTTTTCCGCCCTTGCCCGTGAAGGGGAGGTTGCCTCGTTTTACCGCCTTCCCAACGAGGAAGCCGGACGGGAGGGCTTATACCCCCTCCTCACGGCGCTAGGGGTTAATGTTCTTGGTACGGGGCGTTTGCCTTATCGGGTGATTCCTTTTGCTGCCGGGCTGCTTAGCATCGCCCTTGCCTATGCGCTCGGACGGCGCTTATTCGGCGGCACAGCGGGAATCATCGCCGCCTTAGCGCTGGCAGTCAACCATTGGCATATCATTCTTTCCCGAACAGCCACCCGCGAAAGCCTGATTTTGCCGCTTTTCTTGGGTATTTTGATTCTGACCGCAAGAGCATTTCACCTGCGCCAACAGATTACCCCCGCCGCCCCGCTGACAGCGACGTATGCCGCCTTAGGCATCCTGCTTGGGGTTGCCATTTACGTCCATTGGATCGCCTTGCTGTTTCCCTTTCTGGTCGTCATCTATGCGTTCTATTTAATCGTCACCCGCCAGCCCATCTCGCGGCGCAGCTCTGGTTATGTGATCTTCGCCTTTGTGGTGGGGGTTATCGTGGCGATTCCGTATATGGCATCGGCACTCCGCGCAACGGCACAAAGCGCTGCCCATACCTGGTGGTTGATCCGCCCAGAGAGCGTGGGAGATTTTTTTCGTTCTGCCTACAGCGCTCTGATCAGCATCGGCACGTTAGGCGACCCCAATCCGGCGCGGAATGTCCCCGGCGAAGGGCTGGTACGCATAACCGGCGTGATCCTTTTTATCTTTGGTGTTGGCGCTGCCTTGCGCATCCGCCGCAACGCGGCTACGGCACTTGCCAGCCTCGCCCTTGTGGTCGGTATGTTTCCCGATATGTGGTCACACGGGGCGCCGAATTTTGCCCACAGCACGGGCGGGCTTGCCGGCATTGTTTTGCTTATGGGCTATGGCGGTGCGGCGCTCTTGAACTGGCTTACCTATCGGGCGCGGGTGGGCTACGCTTTTGCTGCCTTGCTTTTCCTGAGCAGCGTAGGGGTCTACCTTAGTGGGCGTGAACTTTACCTTTGGGGCGAACGTCCCGATGTGAATGCTGCCTATCGGGGAGGGTTGGGAGCATTGGCAACCTACATTGATTACACCACCCCTGAACGCAGCACAACGGTTTGTTCGTTCACCCTGGGCGATCCCTCGTTGAATGCCATTGAACCCCTAACCTATGACCTATTCACCCGCGATTCGACCCTACTTCCTCTCATGGTA
This genomic interval from Anaerolineales bacterium contains the following:
- a CDS encoding carbohydrate kinase, whose translation is MVEVVALGELLIDLVSTKKDVGLYDAPAFEPKAGGAPANVAVGVRRLGRTSAFIGKVGGDDFGRGLRRTLDAERVDTRGLIDDPEALTTLALVSHNTKGDPAFAFFEGAHLNLTPADLDADLIRRAHIFHFGSVTLTRPPASTATLEALKIAKSARVITSFDINWRPAVWHGKGIEAAAAPLQEVDVIKMNEGELTLVTGIDEPRVALRRLDVPARLVLITLGEKGCLFRLKGEVGIANAPQVREVIDATGAGDAFTAAILAGLPSNLDALSMDSLKALATRACRAGALTTTRRGAIPALPTIAELGE
- a CDS encoding undecaprenyl-diphosphate phosphatase; this encodes MIDYLYALILGIVEGITEFLPVSSNGHLIVASAVLHFPSEGFGVVDRKAFADTFSIFIQLGAILALLLFYRVDLLQQMRQLPKSEPTRRFWLYLLIAFLPAAAVGFLLRDWIKQVLFSPLVVGIALVVGGAVLLWVERKPLTPTVFLREKITFRHALLIGIAQMAALIPGVSRSGASIVGGLLTGLDRRMATVFSFYLALPTLGVATVYEIVSALRKGYIVGVHLPLFFVGTVAAFIVAYTAVGWLLHYVANGDFRLFGIYRIIAGGVIILLALFSTTFVG
- a CDS encoding MBL fold metallo-hydrolase; the encoded protein is MQITFWGARGSIPSPLTNTDLREKIRQALFGAVGVDLTDHKAVDRYLEHLPQRISSTAGGNTTCMELRVGDNLFILDCGSGMRPLGNRLMQGAFGRGQGEAHVFISHTHWDHMQGFPFFIPAYVPGNKLHFHSPFPDLKTRFADQQREIYYPVSLEYMRSSLTWDILDPHETFKVAGVDVRMILLSHPGGAYAYRFTHEGKSIVYATDGEYHRMDTDSTTRYVEFFKDADLLIFDAQYRFEQVIEDRRDWGHSTPKMGAELAYRAGVKRLALTHHDPTSTDDMLWDAVAEAYSYLAFRNKGRATPQATEVILAQEGTTVEV
- a CDS encoding alpha/beta hydrolase, giving the protein MTSMVTDQGIIHYEAFGRGRPVILLHGWMESWAVWRQTIEALGKEFRTYALDFWGFGESDPTKGHTYTVDNYVDMVNSFIDNLGIVRAPLVGHSMGGTVALSTAIRYPEKIVKVVVIGSPIHGASLHFLLKLSGVPQLAGLLFKLPPMLNFFTLLTCFLATRQGRALYRMVKSENHEISMHSFFTSIGTLRRTDLRPELAKIHTPTLGIYGKWDYIVHPNQGKALKGSVPTAQIAMYNNSGHMPMMDEPDRLIRDVRDFLKAKAP
- a CDS encoding CopD family protein, with the translated sequence MMLDPLHILSLIFHLLATVIWVGGLLLMTILLLPEIQALIAARKDDNETSTLVRFLDRFRRRFYPLANLSLGVLIVTGIYQMERSPYYDGVLGLNNDWSRAIFVKHLAVLGMVGIGAIMQFSLIPALDRAALLRQRGKDAPELERLRVRERHLIQLNTALGVFVLICTAAASSL
- a CDS encoding ATP/GTP-binding protein, giving the protein MATQTVKMVITGPYASGKTEFIRSISEIDVVSTEKEVTPGTAEALVKTDTTVAMDFGRITIDDELVLYLFGTPGQRRFDFMWEILAEGMLGFVVMVDSTKPETFREAKAILETFRAYAPTPYVVAANKQDLDEAWPADDLRIALRIEENVKLLPCVARDKDMVKTVLLELLYSILEEMDT
- a CDS encoding PspA/IM30 family protein; translated protein: MASIFQKLGILVSATLHGIMDRALEANSIGVFDEYIRQAEGSMTMVREALIDLRATVSTLQRKYDEAADEAAKLDLQIDTALKTSKESVAKALMMRMNNQMDIAHTYKEQYERQKRAFDTLTEVVQILGAKVDVLKSQRDQVVTLLQLVKSKNLAARSIKDIEKISDGRAAQIVEKVKTELDLADSRLEVATSRLSSQVENEIADATLEAQLEERRARLGLG
- the acs gene encoding acetate--CoA ligase, producing the protein MAIFGNLRKFLSQKRSPPVTDSNAPATQQEWYYPSEAVRKQAYISDYDALYERAERDPLAFWAEAAESLDWYKRWDKVLDDSNPPFYKWFVGGKTNIAMNALDRHVNTWRRNKLALIWEGEAGERRTFSYYRLWQEVNRFGSILRSMGVKKGDRVTIYMGRVPELMIAMLACAKIGAVHSVVYGGFSERALAERIEDAQSRVLVTQDGAWLRGQIVELKKIADEAVRRSPVVEHVVVYKRTGHDVHMEPDRDFWWHDLMTLPIASPKCETEIMDAEDPLFILYTSGTTGKPKGILHTHGGYQVYTSTTLRLVFDLKDEDRWWCAADPGWITGHSYIVYAPCILGATSFMYEGAPTHPYPNRWWKLIEYYGITAMYAAPTAIRGLMRFGSAWPNRHDLSSLRLLGSVGEPINPEAWKWYYEVIGGKRCPIMDTWWQTETGGFMITPVPTSPLKPGSATRPFPGVEVDVVDEDGNSVATGEDGLLVVKKPWPGMLRTVFGDPERYKTQYWSRFPGWYLTGDSARRDEDGYLWIIGRIDDVIKVSGYRLGTAEVESGLVSHPAVAESAAIGLPDELKGNIIHAFCILRNGYEGSSKLEEDLKNHVRQEVGPIAVPAKIEFVKALPKTRSGKIMRRVLRSRALGLPEGDISTLED
- a CDS encoding glycosyltransferase family 39 protein; translated protein: MYVPKRFMLSPGMERFIILLVLLIAAALRILDLTRLPNGYNDEEITTLYFSALAREGEVASFYRLPNEEAGREGLYPLLTALGVNVLGTGRLPYRVIPFAAGLLSIALAYALGRRLFGGTAGIIAALALAVNHWHIILSRTATRESLILPLFLGILILTARAFHLRQQITPAAPLTATYAALGILLGVAIYVHWIALLFPFLVVIYAFYLIVTRQPISRRSSGYVIFAFVVGVIVAIPYMASALRATAQSAAHTWWLIRPESVGDFFRSAYSALISIGTLGDPNPARNVPGEGLVRITGVILFIFGVGAALRIRRNAATALASLALVVGMFPDMWSHGAPNFAHSTGGLAGIVLLMGYGGAALLNWLTYRARVGYAFAALLFLSSVGVYLSGRELYLWGERPDVNAAYRGGLGALATYIDYTTPERSTTVCSFTLGDPSLNAIEPLTYDLFTRDSTLLPLMVNRRNAALRFSNCLTAVALTDGGGQQTIAFADPKAPAQLAPAVTEWLANAQTIPVRSAPGGGVLHIDARQIVADTFGQTTQSIISYAPETAGGEFVLAPLPLRMGGYLTFQGYRLSPPPYRPGSTLTITTYWRADGEQVPGLRFFAHVLRNPFTEPVLQNDLFDVDPSLLRDRDVFLQVITIPLPADFPLGDYWLSIGAYSALDDSRVVVYDGETVRGSRLFLNKITVAP
- a CDS encoding DUF4388 domain-containing protein; this encodes MPRQLKGTLQDLHTTQLLHLINLAKKTGTLKLFAGVPTGKEIIMGDGETKRPEVLPGAERSRVAFREGKLVFAQMTERDSHLATVLHKSNKLNDQQYRVIRERAANATDKALALLLINANYVSQVDIMQSVQQHTLDIVYDVMTWTKEPFIFEEGEMPPPGRITVPIDLENVIIQGTLRMRELDQLAKELPNLDFALRFPEAPGEKLKKIQLGVEEWRVVSFINPKNSIRQIAKACNMTDMQIRQIVYGLLNAGLVELVKPAEPPKSTVKPTKPVANTPQRPVITKLIDRIKNL